The Nocardioides salarius genome includes a region encoding these proteins:
- a CDS encoding glycine betaine ABC transporter substrate-binding protein, translating to MRLGKKLMAVSAGVALSLTVTACGDDSSSASGSSDELDGVSLTVGSKDFTENILLGEMFAQALEARGASVDNKVNLGGTSVNRDALLSDNIDVYPEYNGTGWTVHLGNEEPSQDPQELYDVTAEADLEENDIKWVGLSPFNDTYGFAANGDLAEAEGGFDFQGMADYLEANPDATVCMETEFPDRPDGLVLWEDATGYELPGSQSQILDTGLIYSETSDGNCDFGEVFTTDGRITALNLELVEDPGVMIIYNSSFTMSNEIYEENAETYDEIADAIFADLDNEKMAELNAQVDVEGTPAERVAEQYLEDAGVL from the coding sequence ATGCGCCTAGGCAAGAAGTTGATGGCCGTGTCGGCCGGAGTGGCCCTGAGCCTCACCGTCACCGCGTGCGGCGACGACAGCAGCAGTGCGAGCGGCTCGAGCGACGAGCTCGACGGGGTCTCCCTGACCGTGGGGTCCAAGGACTTCACCGAGAACATCCTGCTCGGCGAGATGTTCGCCCAGGCCCTCGAGGCCCGTGGCGCCAGCGTCGACAACAAGGTCAACCTGGGTGGCACGTCGGTCAACCGCGACGCGCTGCTCAGCGACAACATCGACGTCTACCCCGAGTACAACGGCACCGGCTGGACGGTCCACCTCGGCAACGAGGAGCCCAGCCAGGACCCCCAGGAGCTCTACGACGTCACGGCCGAGGCCGACCTGGAGGAGAACGACATCAAGTGGGTCGGGCTCTCGCCCTTCAACGACACCTACGGCTTCGCGGCCAACGGTGACCTGGCCGAGGCCGAGGGCGGCTTCGACTTCCAGGGCATGGCCGACTACCTCGAGGCCAACCCCGACGCCACGGTCTGCATGGAGACCGAGTTCCCCGACCGGCCCGACGGCCTGGTGCTGTGGGAGGACGCCACCGGCTACGAGCTGCCCGGCAGCCAGTCGCAGATCCTCGACACCGGTCTGATCTACTCCGAGACCTCCGACGGCAACTGCGACTTCGGCGAGGTCTTCACCACCGACGGCCGGATCACCGCGCTGAACCTCGAGCTCGTCGAGGACCCGGGCGTCATGATCATCTACAACAGCTCCTTCACGATGAGCAACGAGATCTACGAGGAGAACGCCGAGACCTACGACGAGATCGCCGACGCGATCTTCGCCGACCTCGACAACGAGAAGATGGCCGAGCTCAACGCCCAGGTCGACGTCGAGGGCACTCCCGCCGAGCGCGTCGCCGAGCAGTACCTCGAGGACGCCGGCGTCCTCTGA
- a CDS encoding DUF2256 and DUF3253 domain-containing protein, producing the protein MSRASTPEPRTCVSCGRTIEWRKKWERDWEQVRYCSTPCRRHCVTDTDRALEASILDLLAARSRASTICPSEAARAVGGGGGDGDAGDDGEAWRELMEPARRAARRLVAAGEVEVTQGGRVVDPSTAKGPIRIRRA; encoded by the coding sequence GTGAGCCGTGCCAGCACCCCCGAGCCGAGGACCTGCGTCTCGTGCGGGCGCACGATCGAGTGGCGCAAGAAGTGGGAGCGCGACTGGGAGCAGGTGCGCTACTGCTCCACGCCCTGCCGGCGCCACTGCGTCACCGACACCGACCGGGCGCTCGAGGCCAGCATCCTCGACCTGCTCGCGGCCCGCTCCCGCGCCAGCACCATCTGCCCCTCCGAGGCCGCGCGCGCCGTCGGCGGCGGGGGCGGCGACGGGGACGCAGGGGACGACGGGGAGGCGTGGCGCGAGCTGATGGAGCCGGCCCGCCGGGCCGCCCGCCGCCTGGTGGCCGCGGGCGAGGTCGAGGTCACCCAGGGCGGGCGCGTGGTCGACCCGTCGACGGCCAAGGGGCCGATCCGGATCCGTCGCGCCTGA
- a CDS encoding AAA family ATPase yields the protein MELPEVPDAADVAARLRETGYLCDADLATVVFLALRMQRPLLLEGEPGTGKTALAEALAATLDLPLVRLQCYEGIDATQALYDWDFPRQVLHLRALEAAGGDVDAEGAEKSLYDERFLLARPVLAALQQAPAVLLVDEVDRADDEFEAFLLEVLSTYQVSIPELGTVRATTPPVVVLTSNRTRELHDALKRRCLYHWIDHPGLEREVEVVRTRAPEVSETLARQVVAVVQQLRTGTAAGPLQKPPGVAETLDWARALHHLGATEVDLATAARTVGALVKYREDADRVRQALDRMLTP from the coding sequence ATGGAGCTCCCCGAGGTGCCCGATGCCGCCGACGTCGCGGCGCGCCTGCGCGAGACCGGCTACCTCTGCGACGCCGACCTGGCCACGGTGGTCTTCCTCGCGCTGCGGATGCAGCGGCCGCTGCTGCTCGAGGGCGAGCCCGGCACCGGCAAGACCGCGCTCGCCGAGGCGCTGGCGGCCACCCTCGACCTGCCGCTGGTGCGGCTGCAGTGCTACGAGGGGATCGACGCGACCCAGGCGCTCTACGACTGGGACTTCCCGCGCCAGGTGCTCCACCTGCGCGCCCTCGAGGCCGCCGGCGGCGATGTCGACGCCGAGGGCGCCGAGAAGAGCCTGTACGACGAGCGGTTCCTGCTCGCCCGCCCGGTCCTGGCCGCGCTGCAGCAGGCCCCGGCGGTGCTGCTGGTCGACGAGGTCGACCGCGCCGACGACGAGTTCGAGGCGTTCCTGCTCGAGGTGCTCTCGACCTACCAGGTCTCGATCCCCGAGCTGGGCACGGTGCGGGCGACCACCCCGCCGGTGGTGGTGCTGACCTCGAACCGCACCCGCGAGCTGCACGACGCGCTCAAGCGTCGCTGCCTCTACCACTGGATCGACCACCCGGGCCTCGAGCGCGAGGTCGAGGTGGTGCGCACCCGCGCACCCGAGGTCTCCGAGACGCTGGCCCGCCAGGTCGTCGCCGTCGTCCAGCAGCTGCGCACCGGCACCGCCGCCGGCCCTCTGCAGAAGCCGCCGGGGGTCGCGGAGACCCTCGACTGGGCCCGCGCCCTGCACCACCTCGGCGCCACCGAGGTCGACCTGGCCACGGCCGCGCGCACGGTGGGCGCGCTGGTGAAGTACCGCGAGGACGCCGACAGGGTGCGCCAGGCGCTCGACCGGATGCTCACCCCATGA
- a CDS encoding vWA domain-containing protein — protein MSTVSTAAHAPDELLLGFTHALRAAGVGVTHDRGASFLAATALVGLGDVAAVRAAGRSTLCAGPDDLARFDQVFAAWFDPRGELPRSRPAPAGAPAPALLPESDAGAGGEGGDDEEVVRAMASDVEVLRHRDVAALSPGEKARLADMFASLAVRAPLRRTSRHERWRRGDVDAARTVRASLRRMGEPAEIAWRRRSVRPRRVVLLVDVSGSMSGYADALLRLAHRLTHALPGSRVETFTLGTRLTHLTRPLRLRDADRALVAAGEAVPDWSGGTRLGESLGAFLDRWGRRGAARGAVVVVFSDGWERGDPALLAEQVARLQRVAHRVVWVNPHRGKAGYEPVQQGVLAVLPHVDDFVAGHSLATYAELCEVIARA, from the coding sequence ATGAGCACCGTGAGCACCGCGGCCCACGCCCCCGACGAGCTGCTGCTCGGCTTCACCCACGCGCTGCGCGCGGCCGGCGTCGGGGTCACCCACGACCGCGGTGCCTCCTTCCTGGCCGCGACCGCCCTGGTGGGCCTGGGCGACGTGGCCGCGGTGCGCGCCGCGGGCCGCTCGACGCTGTGCGCGGGGCCCGACGACCTCGCGCGCTTCGACCAGGTCTTCGCGGCCTGGTTCGACCCCCGCGGCGAGCTGCCCCGCAGTCGCCCCGCGCCTGCCGGTGCACCCGCCCCGGCGCTGCTGCCCGAGAGCGACGCGGGCGCCGGCGGCGAGGGCGGCGACGACGAGGAGGTGGTGCGCGCCATGGCCTCCGACGTCGAGGTGCTGCGCCACCGTGACGTGGCCGCGCTGAGCCCGGGCGAGAAGGCACGGCTCGCCGACATGTTCGCCTCGCTGGCCGTGCGCGCGCCGCTGCGGCGCACCTCGCGCCACGAGCGGTGGCGCCGCGGCGACGTCGACGCGGCGCGCACCGTGCGCGCCAGCCTGCGCCGGATGGGCGAGCCCGCCGAGATCGCCTGGCGCCGGCGCAGCGTGCGCCCGCGCCGGGTGGTGCTGCTGGTCGACGTGTCGGGCTCGATGAGCGGGTACGCCGACGCGCTGCTGCGCCTCGCGCACCGGCTCACCCACGCGCTGCCGGGCTCCCGCGTGGAGACCTTCACCCTCGGCACCCGTCTGACCCACCTGACCCGGCCGCTGCGCCTGCGCGACGCCGACCGGGCGCTCGTCGCGGCCGGCGAGGCGGTGCCCGACTGGTCGGGCGGCACCCGGCTGGGCGAGTCGCTCGGCGCCTTCCTCGACCGGTGGGGCCGCCGCGGGGCGGCCCGCGGCGCCGTCGTGGTGGTCTTCAGCGACGGCTGGGAGCGCGGCGACCCCGCGCTGCTGGCCGAGCAGGTCGCCCGTCTGCAGCGGGTGGCCCACCGCGTGGTGTGGGTCAACCCGCACCGCGGCAAGGCCGGCTACGAGCCGGTGCAGCAGGGCGTGCTGGCGGTCCTGCCGCACGTCGACGACTTCGTGGCCGGGCACTCGCTGGCCACCTACGCCGAGCTCTGCGAGGTGATCGCCCGTGCGTGA
- a CDS encoding betaine/proline/choline family ABC transporter ATP-binding protein (Members of the family are the ATP-binding subunit of ABC transporters for substrates such as betaine, L-proline or other amino acids, choline, carnitine, etc. The substrate specificity is best determined from the substrate-binding subunit, rather than this subunit, as it interacts with the permease subunit and not with substrate directly.): MSPEPKIHLDRVGKTYPGTKVPAVEDLTLDVHEGEILVLVGPSGCGKSTTLRLINRMIEPSNGRILLDGEDVTKANPDKLRRRIGYVIQQIGLFPHQTIAQNIATVPKMLGWDKERITEQVESLLSTVGLDPEQYRDRFPKELSGGQAQRVGVARALGADPDIMLMDEPFGAIDPITRDRLQNEFLRLQEELHKTIVFVTHDIDEAIKMGDRIAILGERSTIRQIDTPERILAYPVDDFVDDFIGTGSTIKGLNFLKVSSLKKTDYPSISDADPCATGVAKLDEAGLEWLVLVDAQRRPLRWLHRDELATSPASYDGLGEDVGDMLNSDDSLFHALELMVQSAAGQSIVVDERGAFAGVVEMSHLNKAIRRAQYEARLHYEEMEANA; encoded by the coding sequence ATGAGCCCCGAGCCCAAGATCCACCTCGACCGGGTGGGCAAGACCTACCCCGGCACCAAGGTCCCGGCGGTCGAGGACCTGACCCTCGACGTCCACGAGGGCGAGATCCTCGTCCTCGTCGGTCCGTCCGGATGCGGCAAGAGCACGACGCTGCGCCTGATCAACCGGATGATCGAGCCCAGCAACGGGCGCATCCTGCTCGACGGCGAGGACGTCACCAAGGCCAACCCCGACAAGCTGCGCCGCCGCATCGGCTACGTCATCCAGCAGATCGGCCTCTTCCCGCACCAGACGATCGCGCAGAACATCGCGACCGTGCCCAAGATGCTGGGCTGGGACAAAGAGCGCATCACCGAGCAGGTCGAGTCCCTGCTGTCGACGGTCGGGCTGGACCCCGAGCAGTACCGGGACCGCTTCCCCAAGGAGCTCTCGGGCGGCCAGGCGCAGCGCGTCGGGGTGGCCCGGGCCCTCGGTGCCGACCCCGACATCATGCTGATGGACGAGCCGTTCGGTGCGATCGACCCGATCACCCGCGACCGGCTGCAGAACGAGTTCCTGCGCCTGCAGGAGGAGCTGCACAAGACGATCGTCTTCGTCACCCACGACATCGACGAGGCCATCAAGATGGGCGACCGCATCGCGATCCTGGGCGAGCGCAGCACGATCCGCCAGATCGACACGCCCGAGCGCATCCTGGCCTACCCGGTCGACGACTTCGTCGACGACTTCATCGGCACCGGCTCGACCATCAAGGGCCTGAACTTCCTCAAGGTCAGCTCGCTGAAGAAGACCGACTACCCCTCGATCTCCGACGCCGACCCCTGTGCCACCGGCGTGGCCAAGCTCGACGAGGCCGGGCTGGAGTGGCTGGTGCTCGTCGACGCTCAGCGTCGCCCGCTGCGCTGGCTGCACCGCGACGAGCTGGCCACGTCGCCGGCGTCGTACGACGGTCTCGGCGAGGACGTCGGCGACATGCTCAACAGCGACGACAGCCTCTTCCACGCCCTCGAGCTGATGGTCCAGAGCGCGGCCGGGCAGAGCATCGTGGTCGACGAGCGCGGCGCCTTCGCCGGCGTCGTGGAGATGTCGCACCTCAACAAGGCGATCCGCCGCGCGCAGTACGAGGCGCGGCTGCACTACGAGGAGATGGAGGCCAACGCATGA
- a CDS encoding alpha/beta hydrolase family protein translates to MRPHHPHRPLAYAVAGVMALTLLLGACTGSPEPTAPSSSSSGPSSLPTAQPPEPDQKTEPTETAPTTTAPGATLAPEELPRVDHPVSLPALMREEVRAGPIERTGRLGGTERWTGHAVTYTVDGATVSGELLVPTGEGPFPALVLNHGYIDPAVYTLGRGMSREQEWFVSNGFVVLHTDYRGHAGSDPVGEVGRETRLVYTRDAIGAVRALEQEPYVDTERLGMVGRSMGGGVTYNALVAVPDLVDAAVVFAPVSSSFVDNLRQFTEPNRPEGARAFYDRFGTPRESPGFYRALSSRTFFDRVRTPVLIHHGTADDTCPPAWSRRTQTLLRRAGADSTLVEWQGEGHAFGPRFADSMRRTVRFLRSRLDV, encoded by the coding sequence ATGCGGCCCCACCATCCCCACCGGCCACTCGCGTACGCCGTCGCCGGCGTCATGGCGCTGACGCTGCTGCTGGGCGCCTGCACCGGCAGCCCCGAGCCGACCGCGCCGTCCTCATCCTCCTCCGGCCCCTCGTCGCTCCCCACAGCCCAGCCGCCCGAGCCCGACCAGAAGACCGAGCCCACCGAGACCGCGCCCACGACCACCGCGCCGGGAGCCACGCTCGCCCCCGAGGAGCTGCCACGCGTCGACCACCCGGTCTCGCTGCCGGCGCTGATGCGCGAGGAGGTGCGGGCGGGGCCCATCGAGCGCACCGGGCGCCTCGGCGGCACCGAGAGGTGGACCGGCCACGCGGTGACCTACACCGTCGACGGCGCCACGGTCTCGGGCGAGCTGCTGGTGCCGACGGGGGAGGGGCCGTTCCCGGCGCTGGTGCTCAACCACGGCTACATCGACCCGGCGGTCTACACCCTGGGCCGAGGCATGTCGCGCGAGCAGGAGTGGTTCGTCAGCAACGGCTTCGTGGTGCTGCACACCGACTACCGCGGCCACGCCGGCTCCGACCCGGTCGGCGAGGTGGGCCGCGAGACCCGGCTGGTCTACACCCGCGACGCGATCGGGGCGGTGCGCGCGCTCGAGCAGGAGCCCTACGTCGACACCGAGCGGCTGGGGATGGTGGGTCGCTCGATGGGCGGCGGGGTCACCTACAACGCGCTGGTCGCGGTGCCCGACCTGGTCGACGCCGCGGTGGTCTTCGCGCCGGTCAGCTCGTCGTTCGTCGACAACCTGCGCCAGTTCACCGAGCCCAACCGCCCCGAGGGGGCCCGGGCGTTCTACGACCGGTTCGGCACCCCGCGGGAGTCGCCGGGCTTCTACCGCGCTCTCTCGTCGCGCACCTTCTTCGACCGCGTGCGGACGCCGGTGCTGATCCACCACGGCACCGCCGACGACACCTGCCCGCCCGCCTGGTCGCGGCGCACCCAGACGCTGCTGCGGCGGGCCGGCGCCGACTCCACCCTGGTCGAGTGGCAGGGGGAGGGGCACGCCTTCGGGCCGCGCTTCGCCGACTCGATGCGGCGCACCGTGCGCTTCCTGCGCAGCCGGCTCGACGTGTGA
- a CDS encoding helix-turn-helix domain-containing protein, translating to MEADLRARRVDAVRAWTSFVEHGDGAEQLVRPEIWSSWSRSEQTIGPEVPHAPLDDETETAAYWRDSPLQTAVERVEEDLRRTAEDGDLVVAVTDPQTRILWTYGGRTMRRKAESVNFVPGGRWDDRSAGTNALDLANRHDRAAMVFSAEHYASMVHNWVCWAAPVHDPVTGVQLGVLDLSTTWERTHPIGLATAQVMARLIEQALPASATPLGHAAQADAGEPGLVLSLLGTAEALLDGQRLLLNRRQSEILALLALHPEGLSLDRLHACVYGDHAVTFSTLKAEVSHLRHALGGQLSSRPYRLTMPVATDVDHVLGLLRRGRVAQAVEAYGGDLLPGTDSPALQELGEYVAVAVREALLADPEPGAVARYSDRAPYDTEVVEAALARLGGRSHPLVPLLKGRLAAARR from the coding sequence ATGGAAGCCGACCTGCGGGCTCGCCGGGTCGACGCCGTGCGCGCCTGGACCTCCTTCGTCGAGCACGGTGACGGTGCCGAGCAGCTGGTCCGCCCCGAGATCTGGTCGAGCTGGTCGCGCTCGGAGCAGACGATCGGGCCCGAGGTGCCGCACGCACCGCTCGACGACGAGACCGAGACGGCCGCCTACTGGCGCGACTCCCCGCTGCAGACCGCGGTCGAGCGCGTCGAGGAGGACCTGCGGCGCACCGCCGAGGACGGTGACCTCGTGGTCGCGGTCACCGACCCCCAGACCCGGATCCTGTGGACCTACGGCGGGCGCACGATGCGCCGCAAGGCCGAGTCGGTCAACTTCGTGCCCGGAGGGCGCTGGGACGACCGCTCCGCCGGCACCAACGCCCTCGACCTGGCCAACCGCCACGACCGGGCGGCGATGGTCTTCAGCGCCGAGCACTACGCCTCGATGGTGCACAACTGGGTCTGCTGGGCCGCCCCGGTCCACGACCCCGTGACCGGCGTCCAGCTCGGCGTCCTCGACCTGTCCACGACCTGGGAGCGCACCCACCCGATCGGCCTGGCGACCGCGCAGGTGATGGCCCGCCTGATCGAGCAGGCGCTGCCCGCCAGCGCCACCCCGCTGGGCCACGCCGCCCAGGCCGACGCGGGCGAGCCGGGCCTGGTGCTCTCGCTGCTCGGCACCGCCGAGGCGCTGCTCGACGGCCAGCGGCTGCTGCTCAACCGGCGCCAGAGCGAGATCCTCGCGCTGCTCGCGCTGCACCCCGAGGGGCTCTCCCTCGACCGGCTGCACGCGTGCGTCTACGGCGACCACGCGGTCACCTTCTCCACGCTCAAGGCGGAGGTCTCGCACCTGCGCCACGCCCTGGGCGGCCAGCTCTCGTCGCGTCCCTACCGGCTGACCATGCCGGTGGCCACCGACGTCGACCACGTGCTCGGCCTGCTGCGCCGGGGCCGGGTCGCGCAGGCCGTCGAGGCCTACGGAGGCGACCTGCTGCCCGGCACCGACTCACCGGCCCTGCAGGAGCTGGGGGAGTACGTCGCCGTCGCGGTCCGCGAGGCGCTGCTGGCCGACCCCGAGCCCGGGGCCGTGGCCCGCTACAGCGACCGGGCGCCGTACGACACCGAGGTCGTGGAGGCCGCGCTGGCCCGCCTGGGTGGCCGGTCCCACCCGCTGGTCCCGCTGCTCAAGGGGCGCCTGGCGGCCGCCCGGCGCTGA
- a CDS encoding ABC transporter permease encodes MEALGNWFTYVQDNLEFILEELVNHLQIVAISVGVATVVAVLLGAWAQSRPIVRALALSITGIFLTIPSLALFALFIPLFGIGNRPAIVALVLYGLLPILRNTVTGLDSVSPAVVESARGMGMNTRQQLLKVRLPLAFPVVMAGIRVSTLLIVGLTAIAVLVGGDGLGSFIQDGLTRNGFPNAGNSVVVGVVFTVALGLVLDAVLATVQRVFTPRGLLV; translated from the coding sequence GTGGAAGCACTCGGCAACTGGTTCACCTATGTCCAAGACAACCTCGAGTTCATCCTCGAGGAGCTCGTCAACCACCTCCAGATCGTCGCCATCTCGGTCGGTGTCGCCACCGTCGTGGCGGTGCTGCTGGGCGCCTGGGCCCAGAGCCGGCCGATCGTGCGGGCGCTCGCCCTGTCGATCACCGGCATCTTCTTGACCATCCCCTCGCTGGCGCTCTTCGCGCTGTTCATCCCGCTCTTCGGCATCGGCAACCGCCCGGCGATCGTGGCGCTGGTGCTCTACGGGCTGCTGCCCATCCTGCGCAACACCGTGACCGGCCTGGACTCGGTGAGCCCGGCCGTCGTGGAGTCGGCCCGGGGCATGGGGATGAACACGCGCCAGCAGCTGCTCAAGGTGCGGCTGCCACTGGCCTTCCCGGTCGTGATGGCCGGCATCCGGGTCTCCACCCTGCTCATCGTGGGTCTGACGGCCATCGCGGTGCTCGTCGGGGGTGACGGCCTCGGCTCCTTCATCCAGGACGGCCTGACCCGCAACGGCTTCCCCAACGCCGGCAACTCGGTCGTCGTCGGCGTCGTCTTCACCGTCGCGCTCGGGCTGGTGCTCGACGCCGTGCTCGCGACCGTGCAGCGGGTGTTCACGCCCCGCGGACTGCTCGTCTGA
- a CDS encoding nucleotidyltransferase family protein, producing MQTTGLLLAAGAGRRMGTPKALVADERGAWLTRAVALLRDGGCDSVTVVLGAAADDARRLLDAAPADQHVGVGVVVAADWAQGMGASLGAGLAALEESAADAALVTLVDLPDLVPEVVRRVRAGGEGPAALARAAYDGVPGHPVLLGREHWAGVRASAVGDQGARDYLAARPVRLVECGDLATGHDVDAPR from the coding sequence GTGCAGACCACCGGACTCCTCCTCGCCGCCGGCGCCGGGCGCCGGATGGGCACCCCCAAGGCCCTGGTCGCCGACGAGCGCGGAGCCTGGCTGACCCGGGCCGTCGCGCTGCTGCGCGACGGCGGCTGCGACAGCGTCACCGTGGTGCTCGGCGCCGCGGCCGACGACGCCCGGCGCCTCCTCGACGCCGCACCGGCCGACCAGCACGTCGGCGTCGGCGTCGTGGTCGCCGCCGACTGGGCCCAGGGCATGGGCGCCTCCCTCGGGGCCGGTCTGGCCGCGCTCGAGGAGTCGGCGGCCGACGCCGCCCTGGTCACGCTCGTCGACCTGCCCGACCTGGTGCCCGAGGTGGTGCGCCGGGTCCGCGCCGGCGGCGAGGGGCCCGCGGCGCTCGCGCGGGCGGCGTACGACGGCGTGCCGGGGCACCCGGTGCTCCTCGGGCGCGAGCACTGGGCGGGGGTGCGCGCCAGCGCGGTGGGCGACCAGGGCGCGCGCGACTACCTGGCTGCCAGGCCGGTGCGGCTCGTCGAGTGCGGCGACCTGGCCACCGGCCACGACGTCGACGCCCCGCGCTGA
- a CDS encoding XdhC family protein: protein MRDVLPELMRWWEAGETVGVATVVATFRSAPRPPGASMLVGPDETAVGSVSGGCVEGAVYEQAQEVVAGGTPVLERYGVSDDDAFAVGLTCGGILDVWVERVSRETFPELGALAADVEAGLPVALATVIDHPDPAWRGRRIVVRPEEEPAAGSIGSPRADAAVHDDALGLLASGTSATLSYGPDGERRGEGMRVFVWAFAPKPRMLVFGAIDFAAAVARVGSFLGYHVTVCDARPVFATTSRFPDADEVVVDWPHRYLAAEQEAGRIDQRTVLAVLTHDPKFDVPLLEVALRLPEVAYVGAMGSRRTHDDRLERLRAAGLTDAELDRLSSPIGLDLGARTPEETAISIAAEIIAGRWGGTGEPLAATEGRIHRDLPHDLD from the coding sequence GTGCGTGACGTGCTGCCCGAGCTGATGAGGTGGTGGGAGGCCGGCGAGACGGTCGGCGTGGCCACCGTCGTGGCGACCTTCCGCTCCGCGCCCCGCCCGCCGGGCGCATCGATGCTGGTGGGCCCCGACGAGACCGCGGTCGGCTCGGTCTCCGGCGGCTGCGTCGAGGGCGCCGTCTACGAGCAGGCCCAGGAGGTCGTCGCGGGCGGCACCCCCGTGCTCGAGCGCTACGGCGTCTCCGACGACGACGCCTTCGCCGTCGGGCTGACCTGCGGAGGCATCCTCGACGTGTGGGTCGAGCGGGTCTCGCGCGAGACCTTCCCCGAGCTGGGGGCGCTCGCGGCCGACGTCGAGGCCGGGCTCCCCGTGGCCCTCGCGACCGTCATCGACCACCCCGACCCCGCCTGGCGCGGGCGACGCATCGTCGTACGCCCCGAGGAGGAGCCGGCCGCGGGGTCGATCGGCTCGCCGCGCGCCGACGCCGCGGTGCACGACGACGCGCTCGGGCTGCTGGCCAGCGGCACCAGCGCGACGCTGTCCTACGGCCCCGACGGCGAGCGGCGTGGCGAGGGGATGCGGGTCTTCGTGTGGGCCTTCGCCCCCAAGCCGCGGATGCTGGTCTTCGGCGCGATCGACTTCGCCGCCGCCGTCGCCCGCGTCGGCAGCTTCCTGGGCTACCACGTCACGGTCTGCGACGCCCGGCCAGTCTTCGCCACCACCAGCCGCTTCCCCGACGCCGACGAGGTCGTGGTCGACTGGCCGCACCGCTACCTGGCCGCCGAGCAGGAGGCCGGGCGCATCGACCAGCGCACCGTGCTCGCGGTGCTCACCCACGACCCGAAGTTCGACGTGCCGCTCCTCGAGGTCGCCCTGCGCCTGCCCGAGGTCGCCTACGTCGGGGCGATGGGCTCGCGCCGCACCCACGACGACCGGCTCGAGCGGCTGCGCGCCGCCGGCCTCACCGACGCCGAGCTCGATCGGCTCTCCAGCCCGATCGGCCTCGACCTCGGCGCCCGCACCCCGGAGGAGACCGCGATCTCGATCGCCGCCGAGATCATCGCCGGGCGCTGGGGCGGCACGGGCGAGCCGCTCGCGGCCACCGAGGGCCGCATCCACCGCGACCTGCCCCACGACCTCGACTGA
- a CDS encoding ABC transporter permease, which produces MSGVIPDLSLPNRAGATPPADPDDTAPQPAPRRSAATLIDQWGLWVAPLLIAGLAGLLALYHRSLDLENAVRQQRSALSWSDKLWPQTLQHLEIAAYSTLLVVVIAIPLGILLTRPAFRRVAPTLMTVANSGQAFPAYGLLVGGLFLLGNGTATVVYCLALFALLPVLRNTMVGLDGVDRNVIEAGRGMGMTRRLVLTRIELPLAVPVILAGVRTAMVLNIGMATLAFLIGGGALGITISSGLKLNQDPVLIVGAVMVAIVALTFDWLGAVAERYLRPRGL; this is translated from the coding sequence ATGAGCGGCGTGATCCCCGACCTGTCGCTGCCGAACAGGGCCGGCGCCACGCCCCCCGCAGATCCCGACGACACCGCCCCGCAGCCCGCTCCGCGGCGCAGTGCGGCGACCCTCATCGACCAGTGGGGCCTGTGGGTGGCCCCGCTGCTGATCGCCGGGCTCGCCGGGCTGCTCGCGCTCTACCACCGCAGCCTCGACCTCGAGAACGCCGTGCGCCAGCAGCGCTCGGCGCTGAGCTGGTCGGACAAGCTCTGGCCGCAGACGCTGCAGCACCTCGAGATCGCGGCGTACTCGACGCTGCTGGTGGTCGTGATCGCGATCCCCCTCGGGATCCTGCTGACCCGGCCGGCCTTCCGCCGGGTCGCGCCGACGCTGATGACGGTGGCCAACTCCGGCCAGGCGTTCCCGGCGTACGGGCTGCTGGTCGGTGGACTGTTCCTGCTCGGCAACGGGACGGCGACCGTCGTCTACTGCCTGGCGCTCTTCGCGCTGCTGCCGGTGCTGCGCAACACGATGGTCGGCCTCGACGGGGTCGACCGCAACGTGATCGAGGCCGGTCGAGGCATGGGCATGACCCGCCGGCTGGTGCTGACCCGCATCGAGCTGCCGCTCGCGGTGCCGGTGATCCTGGCCGGGGTGCGCACCGCGATGGTGCTCAACATCGGCATGGCCACGCTGGCCTTCCTGATCGGCGGCGGCGCGCTGGGCATCACCATCAGCTCGGGGCTGAAGCTCAACCAGGACCCGGTGCTGATCGTCGGTGCGGTGATGGTCGCGATCGTGGCGCTGACCTTCGACTGGCTGGGCGCGGTGGCCGAGCGCTACCTGCGCCCGCGCGGGTTGTAG